Proteins from a single region of Mustela erminea isolate mMusErm1 chromosome X, mMusErm1.Pri, whole genome shotgun sequence:
- the LOC116583180 gene encoding MORC family CW-type zinc finger protein 4-like isoform X1: MLLYRGAPAGPGAPGSGLARPGGGPQAFGIRLSTMSPRYLQSNSSSHTRPFSAIAELLDNAVDPDVSARTVFIDVEEVKNKSCLTFTDDGCGMTPHKLHRMLSFGFTDKVIKKSQCPIGVFGNGFKSGSMRLGKDALVFTKNGGTLTVGLLSQTYLECVQAQAVIVPIVPFNQQNKKMIITEDSLPSLEAILNYSIFNSENDLLSQFDAIPGKKGTRVLIWNIRRNKDGKSELDFDTDQYDILVSDFGTEEKETGGVTCELPETEYSLRAFCGILYMKPRMKIFLRQKKVTTQMIAKSLANVGYDLYKPTFTNKQVKITFGFSCKNNNQFGMMMYHNNRLIKSFEKVGCQVKPTHGEGVGVIGVIECNFLKPAYNKQDFEYTKEYRLTINALAQKLNSYWKEKTSQENFETSAITRPISKIPDQTWVQCDECLKWRKLPGKVDPSTLPARWFCYYNSHPKYRRCSVPEEQELIDEDLYLNKAKKQDQVVEKKKLPVDSENHQVFANPLKIPASRDMDDLNNKTIEYEGMDSPSRPPSVGEESKTPSLQLKPLDSSVFQLSSKYKWILGEEPVEKRRRLQNEMTTPPLDYSMPGPYRRVEAAVSYSEGENSHDKSSSERSTPPYLSPEYPDANKNPSQSREVSVLYSGAQDQHQGSLLPEELEDQMPRLVAEESNRGSTNVNKEEVNKGPFVAVVGVAKGVRDSGAPIQLIPFNREELAERRKAVESWSPGPYPSVASGPPPAAAAGEKGRGSEEGGGRSSPKMKNQRELEELKRTTEKLERVLAERNLFQQKVEELEQERNHWHSEFKKVQSELVTYTTQETEGLYWSKKHMGYRQAEFQILKAELERTKEEKQELKEKLKETEMHLEVLQKAQVSYRTPEGDDLERALAKLTRLRIHVSYLLTSVLPHLELREIGFDSEQVDGILYTVLEANHILD; the protein is encoded by the coding sequence ATGCTCCTGTATCGAGGGGCCCCCGCTGGCCCTGGCGCGCCGGGCAGCGGGCTGGCTCGGCCCGGCGGCGGCCCACAGGCCTTTGGGATTCGCCTGAGCACGATGAGCCCCCGCTACCTCCAGAGCAACTCCAGCAGCCACACACGACCCTTCAGTGCCATCGCGGAGCTGCTAGATAATGCAGTAGATCCAGATGTATCTGCCAGGACGGTCTTTATAGATGTTGAGGAGGTCAAGAATAAATCTTGTTTGACCTTTACTGATGATGGATGTGGAATGACACCTCATAAACTACACCGAATGCTCAGCTTTGGCTTTACAGATAAAGTAATAAAGAAGAGCCAGTGTCCCATCGGGGTCTTTGGTAATGGTTTCAAGTCAGGTTCCATGCGGCTAGGAAAGGATGCTCTCGTCTTCACCAAGAATGGGGGTACTCTCACTGTTGGACTCCTGTCACAGACCTATCTGGAATGTGTCCAGGCCCAGGCAGTTATTGTACCAATTGTTCCATTCaaccagcaaaacaaaaaaatgattattactgAGGATTCCTTGCCCAGCCTAGAAGCCATCTTGAACTATTCAATTTTCAACAGTGAAAATGACCTGCTTTCCCAGTTTGATGCCATCCCAGGCAAAAAAGGCACTCGTGTTCTCATTTGGAACATCCGcagaaataaagatggaaagtCTGAGTTGGACTTTGATACAGATCAATATGACATCCTGGTATCAGACTTtggcacagaagaaaaagagactggTGGTGTTACCTGTGAGCTGCCAGAAACAGAGTATTCTTTACGGGCATTTTGTGGCATTCTGTATATGAAGCCACGAATGAAAATTTTTCTACGCCAAAAGAAGGTGACCACCCAGATGATTGCCAAGAGCCTGGCCAATGTAGGATATGATTTATATAAACCTACCTTCACAAATAAGCAGGTGAAAATAACTTTTGGGTTCTCTTGCAAGAATAATAACCAGTTTGGAATGATGATGTATCATAACAACCGACTCATAAAGTCTTTTGAGAAGGTGGGATGCCAGGTGAAGCCAACTCATGGAGAAGGTGTGGGAGTAATTGGAGTCATCGAGTGCAATTTCTTAAAACCCGCCTACAACAAACAAGACTTTGAGTACACCAAAGAGTACCGCTTGACAATAAATGCCCTTGCCCAGAAGCTCAATTCTTATTGGAAGGAAAAGACATCCCAAGAGAATTTTGAGACCTCAGCCATCACCAGGCCAATATCGAAGATTCCTGACCAGACATGGGTACAGTGTGACGAGTGTCTTAAATGGAGGAAGCTTCCTGGCAAGGTTGATCCGTCTACATTACCTGCAAGATGGTTTTGTTACTATAATTCCCATCCAAAGTACAGGAGATGCTCTGTTCCAGAGGAACAAGAACTCATCGATGAAGACCTGTACTTGAACAAAGCTAAAAAACAGGATCAAGTGGTTGAGAAGAAGAAGCTGCCAGTGGACAGTGAGAACCACCAGGTATTTGCCAATCCGCTGAAGATCCCTGCTAGTCGAGATATGGATGACTTGAACAATAAGACAATTGAATATGAGGGAATGGATAGTCCTAGCCGGCCTCCATCTGTTGGAGAAGAAAGCAAGACACCCTCTCTTCAGCTTAAGCCTCTGGATTCCAGTGTTTTTCAGCTTTCCAGTAAGTACAAATGGATCCTGGGAGAGGAGCCGGTGGAGAAACGAAGAAGGCTCCAGAATGAGATGACAACACCTCCTCTAGATTATTCCATGCCTGGCCCTTATAGGAGGGTGGAGGCAGCTGTCTCCTACTCAGAAGGGGAGAACAGCCATGATAAATCCAGTTCGGAGAGAAGCACACCACCGTACCTTTCTCCAGAATACCCAGATGCAAACAAGAATCCCAGTCAGAGTAGGGAGGTGTCAGTCCTGTATTCAGGGGCCCAAGACCAACACCAGGGGTCCCTGCTCCCTGAAGAATTAGAAGATCAGATGCCAAGATTGGTAGCAGAAGAATCTAACAGAGGCAGCACAAATGTAaacaaagaggaagtaaacaagGGACCTTTTGTAGCTGTTGTCGGTGTTGCAAAAGGTGTTAGAGATTCAGGAGCTCCCATTCAACTGATCCCTTTCAACAGAGAGGAGCTGGCTGAGAGGAGAAAAGCAGTGGAATCCTGGAGCCCGGGGCCTTACCCCTCCGTGGCCTCTGGTCCCCCCCCTGCCGCAGCCGCTGGGGAGAAGGGCCGAGGTTCTGAGGAGGGCGGAGGTCGCAGTTCGCCAAAGATGAAGAACCAAAGAGAACTGGAAGAACTGAAAAGAACCACAGAAAAACTGGAACGTGTTTTGGCTGAGCGGAACTTGTTCCAGCAAAAGGTGGAGGAGCTGGAACAGGAGAGGAATCACTGGCATTCTGAATTCAAGAAAGTCCAGAGTGAATTGGTGACCTACACCACCCAGGAGACGGAAGGCTTGTATTGGAGCAAGAAACACATGGGCTATCGCCAAGCTGAATTCCAAATTCTGAAAGCCGAGCTGGAGAGAaccaaggaagaaaagcaggaactCAAAGAGAAACTGAAGGAGACAGAGATGCACCTGGAAGTGCTGCAGAAGGCTCAGGTCTCCTACCGGACCCCAGAGGGAGATGACCTAGAAAGGGCTTTGGCAAAGCTTACGCGGCTGCGTATCCACGTCAGCTATCTCCTTACTTCTGTCCTCCCTCACTTGGAGCTTCGTGAGATCGGGTTTGACTCAGAGCAAGTGGATGGGATCCTGTATACGGTGCTGGAGGCAAATCACATACTGGATTGA
- the LOC116583180 gene encoding MORC family CW-type zinc finger protein 4-like isoform X2, whose translation MLLYRGAPAGPGAPGSGLARPGGGPQAFGIRLSTMSPRYLQSNSSSHTRPFSAIAELLDNAVDPDVSARTVFIDVEEVKNKSCLTFTDDGCGMTPHKLHRMLSFGFTDKVIKKSQCPIGVFGNGFKSGSMRLGKDALVFTKNGGTLTVGLLSQTYLECVQAQAVIVPIVPFNQQNKKMIITEDSLPSLEAILNYSIFNSENDLLSQFDAIPGKKGTRVLIWNIRRNKDGKSELDFDTDQYDILVSDFGTEEKETGGVTCELPETEYSLRAFCGILYMKPRMKIFLRQKKVTTQMIAKSLANVGYDLYKPTFTNKQVKITFGFSCKNNNQFGMMMYHNNRLIKSFEKVGCQVKPTHGEGVGVIGVIECNFLKPAYNKQDFEYTKEYRLTINALAQKLNSYWKEKTSQENFETSAITRPISKIPDQTWVQCDECLKWRKLPGKVDPSTLPARWFCYYNSHPKYRRCSVPEEQELIDEDLYLNKAKKQDQVVEKKKLPVDSENHQVFANPLKIPASRDMDDLNNKTIEYEGMDSPSRPPSVGEESKTPSLQLKPLDSSVFQLSSKYKWILGEEPVEKRRRLQNEMTTPPLDYSMPGPYRRVEAAVSYSEGENSHDKSSSERSTPPYLSPEYPDANKNPSQSREVSVLYSGAQDQHQGSLLPEELEDQMPRLVAEESNRGSTNVNKEEVNKGPFVAVVGVAKGVRDSGAPIQLIPFNREELAERRKAVESWSPGPYPSVASGPPPAAAAGEKGRGSEEGGGRSSPKMKNQRELEELKRTTEKLERVLAERNLFQQKVEELEQERNHWHSEFKKVQSELVTYTTQETEGLYWSKKHMGYRQAEFQILKAELERTKEEKQELKEKLKETEMHLEVLQKAQGFGKAYAAAYPRQLSPYFCPPSLGAS comes from the exons ATGCTCCTGTATCGAGGGGCCCCCGCTGGCCCTGGCGCGCCGGGCAGCGGGCTGGCTCGGCCCGGCGGCGGCCCACAGGCCTTTGGGATTCGCCTGAGCACGATGAGCCCCCGCTACCTCCAGAGCAACTCCAGCAGCCACACACGACCCTTCAGTGCCATCGCGGAGCTGCTAGATAATGCAGTAGATCCAGATGTATCTGCCAGGACGGTCTTTATAGATGTTGAGGAGGTCAAGAATAAATCTTGTTTGACCTTTACTGATGATGGATGTGGAATGACACCTCATAAACTACACCGAATGCTCAGCTTTGGCTTTACAGATAAAGTAATAAAGAAGAGCCAGTGTCCCATCGGGGTCTTTGGTAATGGTTTCAAGTCAGGTTCCATGCGGCTAGGAAAGGATGCTCTCGTCTTCACCAAGAATGGGGGTACTCTCACTGTTGGACTCCTGTCACAGACCTATCTGGAATGTGTCCAGGCCCAGGCAGTTATTGTACCAATTGTTCCATTCaaccagcaaaacaaaaaaatgattattactgAGGATTCCTTGCCCAGCCTAGAAGCCATCTTGAACTATTCAATTTTCAACAGTGAAAATGACCTGCTTTCCCAGTTTGATGCCATCCCAGGCAAAAAAGGCACTCGTGTTCTCATTTGGAACATCCGcagaaataaagatggaaagtCTGAGTTGGACTTTGATACAGATCAATATGACATCCTGGTATCAGACTTtggcacagaagaaaaagagactggTGGTGTTACCTGTGAGCTGCCAGAAACAGAGTATTCTTTACGGGCATTTTGTGGCATTCTGTATATGAAGCCACGAATGAAAATTTTTCTACGCCAAAAGAAGGTGACCACCCAGATGATTGCCAAGAGCCTGGCCAATGTAGGATATGATTTATATAAACCTACCTTCACAAATAAGCAGGTGAAAATAACTTTTGGGTTCTCTTGCAAGAATAATAACCAGTTTGGAATGATGATGTATCATAACAACCGACTCATAAAGTCTTTTGAGAAGGTGGGATGCCAGGTGAAGCCAACTCATGGAGAAGGTGTGGGAGTAATTGGAGTCATCGAGTGCAATTTCTTAAAACCCGCCTACAACAAACAAGACTTTGAGTACACCAAAGAGTACCGCTTGACAATAAATGCCCTTGCCCAGAAGCTCAATTCTTATTGGAAGGAAAAGACATCCCAAGAGAATTTTGAGACCTCAGCCATCACCAGGCCAATATCGAAGATTCCTGACCAGACATGGGTACAGTGTGACGAGTGTCTTAAATGGAGGAAGCTTCCTGGCAAGGTTGATCCGTCTACATTACCTGCAAGATGGTTTTGTTACTATAATTCCCATCCAAAGTACAGGAGATGCTCTGTTCCAGAGGAACAAGAACTCATCGATGAAGACCTGTACTTGAACAAAGCTAAAAAACAGGATCAAGTGGTTGAGAAGAAGAAGCTGCCAGTGGACAGTGAGAACCACCAGGTATTTGCCAATCCGCTGAAGATCCCTGCTAGTCGAGATATGGATGACTTGAACAATAAGACAATTGAATATGAGGGAATGGATAGTCCTAGCCGGCCTCCATCTGTTGGAGAAGAAAGCAAGACACCCTCTCTTCAGCTTAAGCCTCTGGATTCCAGTGTTTTTCAGCTTTCCAGTAAGTACAAATGGATCCTGGGAGAGGAGCCGGTGGAGAAACGAAGAAGGCTCCAGAATGAGATGACAACACCTCCTCTAGATTATTCCATGCCTGGCCCTTATAGGAGGGTGGAGGCAGCTGTCTCCTACTCAGAAGGGGAGAACAGCCATGATAAATCCAGTTCGGAGAGAAGCACACCACCGTACCTTTCTCCAGAATACCCAGATGCAAACAAGAATCCCAGTCAGAGTAGGGAGGTGTCAGTCCTGTATTCAGGGGCCCAAGACCAACACCAGGGGTCCCTGCTCCCTGAAGAATTAGAAGATCAGATGCCAAGATTGGTAGCAGAAGAATCTAACAGAGGCAGCACAAATGTAaacaaagaggaagtaaacaagGGACCTTTTGTAGCTGTTGTCGGTGTTGCAAAAGGTGTTAGAGATTCAGGAGCTCCCATTCAACTGATCCCTTTCAACAGAGAGGAGCTGGCTGAGAGGAGAAAAGCAGTGGAATCCTGGAGCCCGGGGCCTTACCCCTCCGTGGCCTCTGGTCCCCCCCCTGCCGCAGCCGCTGGGGAGAAGGGCCGAGGTTCTGAGGAGGGCGGAGGTCGCAGTTCGCCAAAGATGAAGAACCAAAGAGAACTGGAAGAACTGAAAAGAACCACAGAAAAACTGGAACGTGTTTTGGCTGAGCGGAACTTGTTCCAGCAAAAGGTGGAGGAGCTGGAACAGGAGAGGAATCACTGGCATTCTGAATTCAAGAAAGTCCAGAGTGAATTGGTGACCTACACCACCCAGGAGACGGAAGGCTTGTATTGGAGCAAGAAACACATGGGCTATCGCCAAGCTGAATTCCAAATTCTGAAAGCCGAGCTGGAGAGAaccaaggaagaaaagcaggaactCAAAGAGAAACTGAAGGAGACAGAGATGCACCTGGAAGTGCTGCAGAAGGCTCAG GGCTTTGGCAAAGCTTACGCGGCTGCGTATCCACGTCAGCTATCTCCTTACTTCTGTCCTCCCTCACTTGGAGCTTCGTGA